In Paludibacter propionicigenes WB4, the genomic window AAGATAAATAAAATATTGGTCGAACTGTTAGAGAATCATCAAATTGAGTTTAGACTATGCTATTTCGTAGAGAAATATCGTTTTTCGTTTTCTACATCACATGACTACTATCTATAAATTAGTCGTATTCGCACAAAATGTTTAAAATAGCAATTATCGGCCCGGAATCTACAGGGAAAACAGCACTGGCAAAACAGTTGGCCGAGTATTATAACGCTCCATGGGTTCCTGAATATGCGCGCGACTATGTGGAAAATCTGACAAACCCGTACACCTACGAAGACGTTTGTAATATTGCATTAAAACAAATAGAGTTCGAGAAGTTTTACGAAAATAATGCTTCTGAAGCTAAGTTTGTTTTCTTCGACACTGATTTAATCATCACTAAAGTGTGGTTTTCTTACTGTTTTGATAAAATTCCCGAGTTTTTATTAGATCAATTACACTCAGGCTTTTTCGACGCCTATCTGCTTTGTGCCCCCGATTTACCTTGGGAGCCGGATCCTGTCAGAGAACACGGTGAAGACAGAGAGTATTTTTTCAATTGGTACAAAAGAGAAATTGAAGAAACAAAGAAAGCCTATGTTATTATAACCGGAGTTGGGGATCAGCGCATGAAAAATGCAATAACTGCTTTACAATCTCTGAAATTCTAAACACTGTTTATATATTATGAACAACGAATTATTAGAATCAATAAAAAAACTTTCTCAGCTGGAAGGTTTCAAAGATGTCTGCCATGAGCAGTCCAATAACGAACCAATGCCTTCGACGGATGTACTGAAGGAAATAGTACAACTGGCACGTTCGATACTATTCCCCGGATATTTCGGCGATTCTGCAGTAAATCCTAAAACAATGATGTATCACATTGGTGTGAACATTGATAGACTGCATCTGCTATTGGTTCAACAGATTAAAGCCGGTATGTGTTTCAACTGCCAAAGTGGAATGAAGAGTCAGGATGAAATAGAACAAACTGCGGGAAGAAAAGCTATCGACTTTATTATTCAACTGCCAGAGATTCGAGAAAAATTGCATACCGATGTTATTGCTGCATACAATGGCGATCCGGCTGCTAAAAGTTTTGGAGAAATTATTTTCTGTTACCCCAGCATTCGTGCCATAAGCAATTACCGCATAGCGCATGCTTTGCTAAAGCTCGATGTGCCGCTTATTCCCCGAATAATTACCGAGATGGCGCATTCCGAAACCGGGATAGATATTCACCCCGGAGCAAGAATAGGCAATTATTTCACCATAGACCATGGTACCGGCGTGGTAATCGGCGAAACGGCAATCATTGGCGATAATGTAAAAATGTATCAAGGTGTTACGCTGGGCGCTAAAAGCTTCCCGCTGGACAAGGATGGCAATCCGATTAAAGGCATTGACCGGCATCCTCATATAGGCAATGACGTAATTATTTATTCCAACTCTACTATTTTAGGCAATATCACTGTAGGCGATGGTGCGGTCATTGGCGGTAACCTCTGGATTGACAACAATGTTACTCCCGGGGCAAAACTGTCGCAAAACAAAAATATGAGCAAATAATAAAAGGAACGAAGAGCAAAAATCAGAACGAAATTATACAATCAACACAAAAGAATAAAAGAAAAAGAATTATATGGAATTTGAAATGTTAGCGAAAACCTTTCGCGGATTGGAAGAAGTACTGGCCGCCGAATTAGTAAGTATAGGGGCAAATAATGTACAAATCCAACGGAGGGCTGTTAGTTTTACGGGCGATAAAGCTCTGATGTACAAAGCAAACTTGTACAGCCGGACGGCTTCACGCATACTGAAACCAATTTTATCATTCGACGCTTCAAATCCCGACGAAGTTTACGAACAAGTAAAAAAAATAAACTGGAGCAACTACATGTCTGTGGACAGTACTTTTGCCATCGACTCTACCGTTTTTTCGGAAGAGTTTCGCCATTCAAAATTTGTGGCCTATCGCGTAAAAGATGCTATTGCCGACTGGTTCATGGAGAAATATGAACGTCGACCATCAGTTCGTTTGGACGGACCACAGATGATGATCAATATTCATATTGCTGCTACTCGCTGCACGTTGTCATTGGACAGTTCGGGCGAATCGCTCCACAAGCGCGGTTACCGGGTAGCTCAGACCGAAGCTCCACTAAACGAAGCATTGGCTGCCGGAATGCTTCTAATGGCTGACTGGAAGGGACAATCGAACTTTTTAGACCCCATGTGCGGATCAGGTACTTTATTAATAGAAGCAGCCCTGATAGCGCTTAATATACCACCCGGAATTTATCGTTCTTCTTTTGCATTCGAAAAGTGGAATGACTTTGAAGAGGAACTTTTTGATACGCTATACAATGACGATTCGTACGAACGTCCGTTCAACTTCAAAATATACGGATCGGACAACTCGCCGCGGGCGATAAAAATAGCCGAGCAGAATATTAAAAGTGCCGGACTAAGCAAGTATATCGACCTACAGATTATGCCTGTTCAGAAACTGGAAGCTCCTGCCGAAAACTGTATGATTGTAACCAATCCTCCCTATGGTGAGCGTATCACTTCGGATGATATCTACGGACTATATGCATCGCTAGGCTCTACCGTGAAGCACAAATTTCCGGGCAGCACTGTTTGGATTATCAGCTCCCACGAAGAATGTCTGGATAAAATAGGCCTGAAACCCACCGAACGCATCCGTTTGTTGAACGGATCGCTCGACTGTTGGTATTGTCGTTACGACATTTTTGCAGGAAAACGAAACGACTTTCTGGCAAACAAACGGGGAAACAAAGGATAAGTCACAAATATTTCAAAAATAA contains:
- a CDS encoding AAA family ATPase, whose amino-acid sequence is MFKIAIIGPESTGKTALAKQLAEYYNAPWVPEYARDYVENLTNPYTYEDVCNIALKQIEFEKFYENNASEAKFVFFDTDLIITKVWFSYCFDKIPEFLLDQLHSGFFDAYLLCAPDLPWEPDPVREHGEDREYFFNWYKREIEETKKAYVIITGVGDQRMKNAITALQSLKF
- a CDS encoding serine O-acetyltransferase — protein: MNNELLESIKKLSQLEGFKDVCHEQSNNEPMPSTDVLKEIVQLARSILFPGYFGDSAVNPKTMMYHIGVNIDRLHLLLVQQIKAGMCFNCQSGMKSQDEIEQTAGRKAIDFIIQLPEIREKLHTDVIAAYNGDPAAKSFGEIIFCYPSIRAISNYRIAHALLKLDVPLIPRIITEMAHSETGIDIHPGARIGNYFTIDHGTGVVIGETAIIGDNVKMYQGVTLGAKSFPLDKDGNPIKGIDRHPHIGNDVIIYSNSTILGNITVGDGAVIGGNLWIDNNVTPGAKLSQNKNMSK